A single genomic interval of Adhaeribacter pallidiroseus harbors:
- a CDS encoding TonB-dependent receptor: protein MSSTASLAQTGQGIIKGKVITSDNQPAGFVTVMLENTKNGTLSDERGNFQIKAPAGNHTLIISFVSAGTVQIPVQVQAGQTITLANIIINTSAQALKEVTISGQKKSYKADKASQSLRLVEPLLEVPQNIQVITNSILQDQQIFDMAEGVSRNVSGVTAQEHWGNYTRLNMRGARVAPFRNGMNVESTWGPLSEDMSFVERIEFVKGPAGFMLANGDPAGFYNVVTKKPTGVTKQSVNFTLGNFITYRGTADLDGKLTPNGKLLYRLNVMGQKKDSWRNFEFNNRYTIAPVLKYQFNEKTSLTAEYTYQFSRMSAIGSAYVFSARPYKDLPRNFTIADPDLEPSDMKDNSTFLTFEHQFSPNWKLTTQGAYFNYQQQGSSLWINSVALNGDMQRTLSSWDASNKSYFGQLFLNGEFQTKGIQHRTLIGLDYGHKKYLADWNQSFSLDATTPFNIYNPVYGNLTLPVIDRSKPLSARAAANILAQEYGAAYLQDELGFFENKLRLTLAGRYTKAETNQYNTLISNEKFTPRVGLSGSITKNTSIYALYDQAFIPQTGRLANNVVVKPITGNNLEAGIKKDWQGGRWNATFSVYQITKNNQLVADPSDTTQTYSLQLGQTKTKGAEVDVRGEILPNLNVTFNYAYTDSEITEDTDENKIGLKVPGFAQHVTNAWLSYRLDKSKLKGLGLSMGYQWQINRFPWFVAEGTDGGVADYFRLDGSVSYQFRKVNLALNVNNILDTYLYSGSTYDFDYNGTPDGYYWQTESPRSVRLSVGYNF from the coding sequence ATGTCATCTACAGCTAGCTTGGCTCAAACTGGCCAAGGTATAATAAAAGGCAAAGTAATTACTTCCGATAATCAGCCAGCAGGTTTTGTAACCGTAATGCTGGAAAACACCAAAAACGGTACTTTAAGTGATGAAAGAGGAAATTTTCAAATTAAAGCCCCTGCTGGAAACCATACCTTAATCATATCGTTTGTTAGTGCCGGAACGGTGCAAATCCCGGTGCAGGTACAGGCAGGTCAAACTATAACCTTGGCCAATATCATTATTAATACTTCCGCACAAGCTCTAAAAGAAGTAACTATTTCGGGCCAAAAAAAAAGTTACAAAGCCGATAAAGCTTCGCAAAGCTTACGTTTGGTGGAGCCCTTGTTAGAAGTACCACAAAATATTCAGGTTATTACCAATAGCATTCTGCAGGATCAGCAAATATTTGATATGGCCGAAGGGGTTTCGCGCAACGTGAGTGGCGTAACGGCCCAGGAGCACTGGGGCAATTATACTCGCCTGAACATGCGCGGGGCACGGGTGGCACCGTTCCGTAACGGCATGAACGTAGAGTCTACCTGGGGGCCACTTTCCGAGGATATGTCGTTTGTAGAACGCATTGAGTTTGTGAAAGGTCCGGCCGGCTTTATGCTGGCCAACGGCGATCCGGCGGGTTTCTATAATGTAGTAACCAAAAAACCTACCGGGGTAACGAAGCAATCCGTTAATTTTACCTTAGGAAATTTTATTACGTATCGCGGCACCGCCGATTTGGATGGTAAACTTACTCCCAACGGCAAACTGCTCTACCGGTTAAATGTGATGGGGCAAAAGAAAGATTCCTGGCGCAATTTCGAATTTAATAACCGCTATACCATTGCGCCGGTACTGAAATACCAATTCAACGAAAAAACTTCCCTTACAGCTGAGTATACCTACCAATTTTCCCGCATGTCTGCTATCGGCTCCGCTTACGTGTTCTCCGCACGACCCTATAAAGATTTACCCCGTAATTTTACCATTGCCGATCCGGACCTGGAACCTTCGGATATGAAGGATAACAGTACTTTTTTAACTTTTGAGCACCAATTTTCGCCCAACTGGAAGCTTACCACGCAAGGAGCTTATTTTAATTACCAACAACAAGGCAGTTCTTTGTGGATCAACAGCGTGGCGCTAAACGGCGACATGCAACGGACCTTATCCAGTTGGGATGCTTCGAACAAGAGCTACTTTGGTCAGTTGTTTTTGAACGGTGAATTTCAAACGAAAGGTATCCAGCACCGCACTTTAATTGGTTTAGATTACGGCCATAAAAAATATTTAGCCGACTGGAATCAATCTTTCAGTTTAGATGCTACTACTCCGTTTAACATCTATAATCCGGTTTATGGCAATTTAACCCTTCCGGTTATCGACCGTTCCAAACCACTTTCCGCAAGAGCTGCCGCGAATATTTTGGCGCAGGAGTACGGCGCGGCTTATTTGCAGGACGAGTTAGGCTTTTTTGAAAATAAACTCCGCCTCACGCTAGCCGGTCGCTACACCAAAGCAGAAACCAACCAGTATAATACCTTAATCTCGAACGAAAAATTTACGCCTAGAGTAGGTTTAAGTGGCTCTATTACTAAAAACACTTCCATTTACGCCCTCTACGACCAAGCTTTTATACCGCAAACGGGTCGGTTAGCCAATAACGTGGTGGTTAAGCCTATTACCGGCAATAACCTGGAAGCGGGTATTAAAAAAGATTGGCAAGGTGGCCGCTGGAATGCGACTTTCTCGGTGTATCAGATTACTAAAAATAACCAGTTAGTTGCCGACCCTAGTGATACTACCCAAACTTACTCGCTGCAACTTGGCCAAACGAAAACCAAAGGCGCCGAAGTAGATGTACGCGGCGAAATTTTACCGAACCTGAACGTAACGTTTAACTATGCCTACACCGATTCGGAAATAACCGAAGACACCGATGAAAATAAAATTGGATTAAAAGTACCGGGCTTTGCGCAACACGTTACTAATGCTTGGCTTTCGTACAGACTTGATAAAAGTAAGTTAAAAGGTTTGGGGCTTTCAATGGGTTACCAATGGCAAATAAACCGTTTTCCTTGGTTTGTGGCCGAAGGAACGGATGGGGGTGTGGCCGATTACTTCCGGTTAGATGGTTCGGTTTCGTACCAGTTCCGGAAAGTTAACCTGGCCTTAAACGTAAATAATATTCTGGATACATATTTATACTCCGGCTCGACTTATGATTTTGATTATAACGGCACCCCGGATGGTTATTACTGGCAAACCGAATCTCCCAGAAGTGTTCGTTTATCGGTAGGTTATAATTTTTAA
- a CDS encoding Gfo/Idh/MocA family protein → MHSISAYFGLFILFLFGQMTTTLGQAKTSKPLRVGIAGLVHGHVGWVFESQKRGDIQIVGIAEPDAALAQRYIQRYNLPANLVFSDLNMMLDKTKPEAVTAFNSIFNHLAVVQACAPRGIHVMVEKPLAVNLEHARKMEALALKHKIHLLTNYETTWYGSNHKAYDMVHTDKAIGSIRKMVVHDGHQGPKEIGVGPEFLAWLTDPVQNGGGALIDFGCYGANLTTWLMLGQRPLSVTAVTQQLKPAIYPKVDDEATILVTYPGAQAIIHGSWNWPYSRKDLEIYGQTGAVFALDNTKMQWRLKSDEPAQAYQASARPAPYDDPFRYLTAVVRNEIKPHQDLSSLSNNMIVVEILDAARRSAQTGKTILLEPAKTK, encoded by the coding sequence ATGCATTCCATCAGCGCTTATTTCGGATTATTTATCCTATTTCTGTTTGGTCAGATGACCACTACGTTAGGTCAGGCAAAAACTTCTAAGCCATTACGGGTAGGTATTGCGGGTTTAGTACACGGCCACGTTGGCTGGGTATTCGAAAGCCAAAAGCGCGGCGATATTCAAATTGTAGGTATTGCGGAACCGGATGCCGCTTTGGCTCAGCGGTATATCCAACGTTACAATCTACCGGCTAATCTGGTTTTCTCAGATTTAAATATGATGCTGGATAAAACGAAGCCCGAAGCAGTAACCGCTTTTAATTCTATCTTTAATCATTTAGCCGTGGTTCAGGCTTGTGCTCCCCGCGGTATCCACGTGATGGTAGAAAAACCTTTAGCCGTAAACCTGGAACATGCCCGGAAAATGGAAGCATTGGCGTTGAAACATAAAATTCACTTGTTAACGAACTACGAAACCACCTGGTACGGCAGTAATCACAAAGCTTACGACATGGTGCATACCGATAAAGCCATAGGTTCTATTCGTAAAATGGTAGTGCACGATGGCCACCAGGGACCAAAAGAAATTGGCGTTGGACCAGAATTTTTGGCTTGGCTCACCGACCCGGTGCAAAATGGCGGCGGTGCCTTAATTGATTTTGGCTGTTACGGGGCTAATTTAACTACCTGGCTCATGCTGGGGCAACGCCCTTTATCCGTTACTGCCGTTACGCAACAACTAAAACCCGCTATTTATCCGAAGGTTGACGATGAAGCCACTATTCTGGTAACCTACCCGGGAGCGCAAGCAATTATTCACGGTTCCTGGAACTGGCCTTATAGCCGCAAAGATTTAGAAATTTACGGCCAAACCGGTGCCGTTTTCGCCCTGGATAATACCAAAATGCAGTGGCGCTTAAAATCTGATGAACCAGCGCAAGCTTACCAGGCGTCTGCACGTCCGGCGCCTTACGATGATCCGTTCCGGTACTTAACCGCAGTAGTGCGCAACGAAATCAAACCCCATCAAGATTTATCTTCTTTATCGAATAACATGATCGTAGTAGAAATTTTGGATGCTGCCCGCCGATCTGCGCAAACTGGAAAAACAATCCTCTTGGAACCAGCAAAAACTAAATAA
- a CDS encoding bifunctional transcriptional activator/DNA repair enzyme AdaA, with protein sequence MLPETQRNLNQQEIFYQALVAKDVTYEGTFIAAVKTTGIFCRPTCTARKPKIANVTFFKTTKEAILHGYRPCKVCKPLENLGESPAYVKVILQAIHADPSQKLKDWDLVQRGIEPNTIRRWFLKNHGLTFQAYQRLFRINSAFKKIQNGEKVTATAFDVGYDSLSGFSDSFKTIFGVAPTHSKKKQVIDIIRLETPLGTMLAGAVPEGVCLLEFTDRKMLETELKQLSKLLNATIIQGANAHFSLLQEELTAYFAGKQQSFTVPLVTPGTKFQQTVWQELQNIPYGTTRSYKQQAMALQVPQAVRAVAHANGMNRISILIPCHRVIGENGNLTGYGGGLWRKQWLINLEKENRLLPG encoded by the coding sequence ATGCTTCCGGAAACCCAGCGTAACCTTAATCAGCAAGAAATATTTTACCAAGCCTTGGTAGCCAAAGATGTTACCTACGAAGGTACTTTTATTGCAGCCGTAAAAACTACCGGCATTTTTTGTCGTCCTACTTGTACTGCCCGCAAGCCAAAAATAGCTAATGTAACGTTTTTCAAAACCACTAAAGAAGCCATTCTGCACGGTTACCGGCCGTGTAAAGTTTGTAAGCCCTTAGAAAACTTAGGAGAAAGTCCGGCTTACGTGAAGGTTATTTTGCAAGCCATTCACGCCGATCCTTCGCAGAAGCTAAAAGATTGGGACTTAGTGCAGCGGGGAATAGAACCTAATACGATTCGGCGCTGGTTTTTAAAAAACCATGGCTTAACTTTTCAGGCCTACCAACGCTTATTCCGGATTAACTCGGCTTTTAAAAAAATACAAAACGGCGAAAAGGTTACGGCCACCGCTTTTGATGTGGGCTATGATTCTTTAAGTGGTTTCTCTGATTCTTTTAAAACTATTTTTGGGGTAGCTCCTACGCACAGTAAAAAAAAGCAGGTAATTGATATAATCCGTCTGGAAACTCCTTTAGGTACCATGTTGGCTGGCGCCGTGCCCGAAGGAGTTTGTTTATTGGAATTTACCGACCGTAAGATGCTAGAAACGGAATTAAAGCAGCTAAGTAAACTACTAAATGCCACGATCATACAAGGAGCCAATGCGCATTTTAGTTTACTGCAAGAAGAACTTACCGCTTATTTTGCCGGAAAACAACAATCTTTTACGGTGCCATTAGTTACTCCCGGTACAAAATTTCAGCAAACGGTTTGGCAAGAGTTACAAAATATTCCTTACGGAACTACCCGGTCTTATAAACAACAGGCTATGGCCTTGCAAGTACCCCAAGCAGTGCGGGCAGTCGCCCATGCCAATGGCATGAACCGGATTTCTATTCTAATTCCTTGCCACCGCGTAATCGGCGAAAATGGAAACTTAACGGGTTACGGTGGTGGTTTGTGGCGCAAGCAATGGCTGATAAATTTGGAAAAAGAAAATCGCTTGCTTCCCGGTTAA
- the lepB gene encoding signal peptidase I: MKKSLMREWGDALMFAVVAATLIRWATFEAYAIPSASMEKSLLTGDYLFVSKLHYGSRTPATPLQLPLTHQTIGSTKIPSYSDAITLPSFRLPGFSEIKRNDAVVFNLPPEDEHPFDLKTHYIKRCVGMAGDSFGIQNGQIYINGQAALNPPAEQFEYYLITDRELNKRFFLDRNITDFYAAPNGYAVHVTPAIAKELVTLDFIKDVRLLISPTGESEPGVFPQEPSIYTWNRDNYGPLYIPKKNTTVAITPQTLPLYARIITAYEHNPDAKVQNGKLFLNGKEVKRYTFKQNYYFMMGDNRHNSEDSRYWGFVPEDHVVGKAVFVWMSLDPNADFLHKVRWNRLFTSIN; this comes from the coding sequence GTGAAAAAAAGTTTAATGCGGGAATGGGGCGATGCGCTTATGTTTGCCGTAGTGGCGGCTACGCTTATTAGGTGGGCTACGTTCGAGGCTTACGCCATTCCGTCAGCATCTATGGAAAAATCGCTGCTTACCGGCGATTATTTATTCGTGAGCAAATTACATTACGGTTCCCGCACGCCAGCTACTCCCCTGCAATTGCCTTTAACGCACCAAACCATCGGCAGCACCAAAATACCTTCTTACTCCGATGCTATTACTTTACCCTCTTTTCGCCTGCCGGGGTTTTCGGAGATAAAACGAAACGATGCCGTGGTTTTTAATCTACCACCCGAAGACGAACATCCTTTTGATTTAAAAACCCACTACATCAAACGCTGCGTGGGTATGGCCGGCGATTCTTTTGGCATCCAAAACGGACAGATTTATATAAACGGCCAAGCCGCGCTTAACCCTCCTGCAGAACAATTTGAGTATTACTTAATAACCGATCGCGAACTAAATAAAAGGTTTTTCCTGGACCGAAACATTACCGATTTTTATGCAGCGCCCAATGGCTACGCCGTACACGTAACACCAGCTATTGCCAAAGAACTGGTGACCTTAGATTTTATCAAAGACGTGCGTCTTCTGATAAGTCCGACAGGCGAATCGGAACCGGGCGTATTTCCGCAGGAACCCAGTATATATACCTGGAATAGAGATAATTATGGACCGCTGTATATTCCAAAGAAAAATACTACCGTGGCCATCACCCCGCAAACCTTGCCTTTGTACGCCCGTATTATTACCGCTTACGAGCATAACCCAGACGCCAAAGTACAAAACGGAAAGTTATTTTTAAATGGTAAAGAAGTTAAGCGCTACACTTTTAAGCAGAATTACTATTTCATGATGGGCGATAACCGACACAACTCCGAAGATTCACGTTATTGGGGCTTTGTACCGGAAGATCATGTAGTGGGTAAAGCCGTCTTTGTTTGGATGTCCTTAGACCCTAATGCCGACTTCCTGCATAAAGTCCGTTGGAACCGTTTGTTTACATCAATCAATTGA
- a CDS encoding YitT family protein has protein sequence MVQVSTPATKEFSIIEKAKNVALIISGIFSAALGLKGFLLSSHFIDGGVTGISMLLAQISGIPLFVLILFINLPFIILGYRQMGWRFSIKSAAAIAGLAICLAFVQFPDITPDKLLTAVFGGVFIGVGIGLAMRGGAVLDGTEIAALIVSKKYPLLKVSDFILLLNIFIFAAAAFLLSIESAMYSILTYFAASKMIDFLISGIEQYTGVTIVSEQSEEIRQSITENLGRGVTIYQGKRGFGKRGDRSLSIDIVFTVVTRFEIPDLRKEVKRIDPNAFLIQHSIDDTEGGMVKKKPLH, from the coding sequence ATGGTTCAAGTGTCTACCCCTGCTACTAAAGAATTTTCTATTATTGAAAAAGCCAAGAATGTTGCTTTAATAATTAGTGGCATTTTTTCAGCTGCCTTGGGGCTAAAAGGCTTTTTGCTCTCCAGTCATTTTATCGATGGGGGTGTAACGGGTATATCCATGTTGCTGGCCCAAATTTCGGGTATACCTTTATTTGTTCTTATTCTTTTTATAAATCTGCCTTTTATTATTTTGGGCTACCGCCAGATGGGTTGGCGTTTTTCCATTAAAAGTGCTGCGGCTATTGCGGGCCTTGCTATTTGCTTAGCTTTTGTGCAATTTCCGGATATTACCCCGGATAAACTCTTAACTGCCGTATTTGGCGGTGTTTTTATTGGGGTAGGCATTGGCTTGGCCATGCGGGGTGGCGCCGTACTGGATGGTACCGAGATTGCCGCTCTAATAGTTAGCAAAAAATACCCTTTGTTAAAAGTCAGTGATTTTATTTTACTTTTAAACATCTTTATTTTTGCGGCGGCCGCTTTTTTGCTGAGTATCGAGTCGGCAATGTATTCGATCCTTACCTACTTTGCGGCTTCCAAAATGATTGATTTTTTAATTTCTGGCATTGAGCAATACACCGGAGTGACCATTGTTTCGGAACAAAGCGAAGAAATCCGGCAAAGTATAACGGAGAACTTAGGGCGGGGCGTTACGATTTACCAGGGAAAACGGGGCTTCGGCAAACGCGGCGACCGCAGTTTAAGCATTGATATTGTGTTTACCGTGGTAACCCGCTTTGAAATTCCGGATTTGCGCAAAGAAGTAAAACGCATTGATCCAAACGCTTTTCTTATTCAGCACAGCATCGACGATACGGAAGGCGGCATGGTTAAAAAGAAACCTTTGCATTAA